The following are encoded in a window of Montipora capricornis isolate CH-2021 unplaced genomic scaffold, ASM3666992v2 scaffold_451, whole genome shotgun sequence genomic DNA:
- the LOC138036023 gene encoding uncharacterized protein isoform X3, protein MNATPGAMIAMKMQLVQIRLETSTAHASQALLEMDGHVQMSMNAAPVSMIAMKMQLVQIQLETSTAHASQALLEMDGHVQMSMNAAPVSMIAMKMQLVQIRLGPSTAHARQALLVMDFHVQIVPAN, encoded by the exons atgaatgcaacaccgggagccatgattgcaatgaaaatgcaacttgtacaaatacggctggaaacttcaactgcacatgcaagccaggctttactggagatggacggccatgtacag atgtcgatgaatgcagcaccggtatccatgattgcaatgaaaatgcaacttgtacaaatacagctggaaacttcaactgcacatgcaagccaggctttactggagatggacggtcatgttcag atgtcgatgaatgcagcaccggtatccatgattgcaatgaaaatgcaacttgtgcaaatacggctgggaccttcaactgcacatgcaagacaggctttactggtgatggactttcatgttcag